One genomic window of Cyprinus carpio isolate SPL01 chromosome B8, ASM1834038v1, whole genome shotgun sequence includes the following:
- the LOC109094574 gene encoding ubiquitin-conjugating enzyme E2 D4: MALKRIQKELTDLQRDPPAQCSAGPVGEDLFHWQATIMGPNDSPYQGGVFFLTIHFPTDYPFKPPKVAFTTKIYHPNINSNGSICLDILRSQWSPALTVSKVLLSICSLLCDPNPDDPLVPEIAHTYKADREKYNRLAREWTQKYAM, encoded by the exons ATGGCGTTGAAAAGAATCCAGAAG GAACTGACAGACCTACAGAGAGATCCACCAGCTCAGTGTTCAGCAGGTCCGGTCGGAGAGGACT tgtttcacTGGCAGGCAACAATAATGGGGCCG AATGACAGTCCATATCAAGGAGGGGTTTTCTTCCTTACCATTCATTTCCCAACAGACTACCCCTTTAAACCACCAAAG GTCGCATTCACAACAAAAATCTACCACCCCAATATTAACAGTAACGGAAGTATTTGTCTGGACATCCTGCGATCTCAGTGGTCTCCTGCACTTACTGTATCCAAAG TCTTGTTGTCTATCTGCTCCCTGTTATGTGACCCAAACCCAGATGACCCGCTGGTACCTGAGATCGCACATACATATAAAGCAGACAGAGAAAA GTACAACAGACTAGCGAGagaatggacgcaaaagtacgCCATGTGA